A single region of the Drosophila takahashii strain IR98-3 E-12201 chromosome 2R, DtakHiC1v2, whole genome shotgun sequence genome encodes:
- the thr gene encoding protein three rows, whose translation MTSEIGNLLKGSRSDVKKAFSLVETSFRTLLDGPNALRYELNILRHICLALQANQHQNADLFVDLVAVMLPHVVPHEKHCYWDSHLTSLRYIHHALCQERSLGECQKLYNLIRSQPCRLQEDSDHKLYLEIHLAHFNGIHLHLQKQTLPLEATHQLCYALEALGELFEAMSHRKITQIGPLLTKLNEQMFGKRSRTFFKSLSLLPSESQAKMFNPLLKLLAGSSASDLANLFPEYLSFTLALVQIDMLASQQLALQLLRMCKELFRQETNLCYALQLLYYYIKLIYVREATADFKRTYIDLSRKFQNFFEHKGAAHAKEQWLTDLLVAIQVLQVLIHQRGSKSQSPFELFWQQFDGEGSPEVYAAHFQLLQSCGALSVNISRSSLGCTCVHEACKSVRRHCILAYGLCALDAYISWQPTQEQKADRNPHKPLKELVKYSMDVAKTMKCLTSSSVELIKLVRQLTYVADQVSCPEQMSLLLPLLEPLQQLRSLIADQEMSGLLRRLFKASGHCKDSSMASRLQASYLASITNPVKLRSQIGLHYHNQGKTEKEISKCVFEWHESCPLPYPLSAAQKKQLYDADFLAVLYYLRSPPPALMQSLIRCRMSDYPLVLMASKMRNDAAISEQCKAVRSKLRHQKSLSRMEHLCLGHINVGLLLSALEDQKTKVSPKEVAENLFEELLLRPILSQINIQREQRLVQFASEAISSFSYFFNKADEEPLDMEETSIDWEALIDDAVAAAMALSNMGYRSQEDDAWLLLLRISRCLEDRFTFLRALNHFLSQNEVSTRLKLELHEEVEWAEDLLDDLWPQLQSGSFFNRQHTTVLLCFCHMASYYARMGCMTTAQFLLLQAEQLRAEFPERLGKSDIVLITLQTVRFRLGYQHRKPKTLAVLTPLRQLDTLLDNVRNFANLSSLDGGSLQLLLSTLVRESTECSANRLSERLSFSNIALHLALQAGLALRTIEVFLAWLWTNLQMEHFEKAQSKLRLIEHCLDIRRLTPKEAPPEIKAIKEPAIVDLTSNMHLLQLVEPIRKQNMSVPSPKLLNRRLNSPNHQQHLDRYLTLDDAPSTIRENSQLQCLFFIMGCLHARLCFLQRNTEQLDEFYERTDNRLREKPEISASLGSMLQVQQLYHLNHLRFRQKHVAAISTAQLGLKTRLQAVDINFTYNFMAQLKTAEIELKPRGQEKPRPKTLRRALIFHLSPEDKSRSAASSASKVKQSAKKAPRFRIYEELKLRPPSSASMSSGGSGTESTPPSDHVDLNACQAIEISDDDELLSLPLKKPPSKTKGKPKSKATEKACEVINLDNSLEIPSTPSVTSSARSLRARIRQPVEAPKTATLSSRRPRRQVSEQQAPETESLSTRTRHRH comes from the exons ATGACGAGTGAAATAGGTAATCTACTGAAGGGCAGCCGCTCGGATGTGAAGAAGGCCTTCAGCTTGGTGGAGACCTCATTCAGGACGTTGTTAGATGGACCAAACGCACTTCGATACGAACTGAATATTCTGCGCCATATTTGCCTGGCCCTGCAGGCTAATCAACACCAGAATGCGGATCTCTTCGTGGATTTGGTGGCCGTAATGCTGCCACATGTGGTTCCCCACGAGAAGCACTGCTATTGGGACTCGCACTTGACCAGTCTGCGGTACATTCATCATGCTTTGTGTCAGGAG CGATCCCTAGGAGAATGCCAGAAGCTGTACAACCTCATCAGATCCCAGCCCTGCCGCCTGCAAGAGGATTCGGACCACAAGCTGTACCTGGAGATCCATTTGGCCCACTTCAATGGCATTCACCTGCATCTGCAGAAGCAAACGCTTCCCCTGGAGGCCACTCATCAGCTTTGTTATGCCCTAGAAGCCCTGGGAGAGCTCTTCGAGGCCATGAGCCACCGGAAAATAACCCAAATTGGACCGCTCTTAACTAAACTAAATGAACAAATGTTTGGCAAGAGAAGCAGAACGTTTTTCAAGTCCCTGAGCCTCCTGCCCTCGGAGAGTCAGGCCAAGATGTTCAATCCCCTGCTGAAGCTACTGGCCGGCAGCTCTGCCTCGGATTTAGCCAACCTATTTCCCGAGTACCTGAGCTTCACCTTGGCCCTCGTGCAAATCGACATGCTGGCCAGCCAACAACTggcgctgcagctgctgcgcaTGTGCAAGGAGCTATTCCGCCAGGAAACCAATCTATGCTATGCCCTGCAGCTGCTTTACTACTATATCAAGCTGATCTACGTCCGGGAAGCCACTGCAGACTTTAAACGCACCTACATTGACTTGTCGCGCAAGTTTCAGAACTTCTTCGAGCACAAGGGAGCCGCTCATGCCAAGGAACAGTGGCTCACGGATCTGCTGGTGGCCATCCAAGTGCTGCAGGTGCTGATCCATCAAAGGGGCAGTAAGTCCCAGTCACCCTTCGAGCTCTTCTGGCAGCAGTTTGACGGCGAGGGCAGTCCAGAGGTCTATGCAGCGCACTTTCAATTGCTGCAGAGTTGCGGTGCCTTATCGGTGAATATTTCGAGGAGCTCACTGGGCTGTACTTGCGTTCATGAGGCCTGCAAAAGCGTGAGAAGGCACTGCATTCTGGCCTACGGACTGTGCGCTTTGGATGCCTACATAAGCTGGCAACCAACGCAGGAGCAAAAAGCAGACAGG AATCCCCATAAACCTCTTAAGGAACTGGTCAAATACTCAATGGATGTGGCAAAAACCATGAAGTGCCTGACTTCCAGCAGCGTGGAGCTCATCAAGCTAGTGCGCCAGCTCACTTATGTAGCCGATCAGGTTTCCTGTCCGGAGCAGATGTCCCTGCTACTTCCACTCCTAGAGCCTCTGCAGCAGCTGCGGTCCTTGATTGCAGATCAGGAGATGAGCGGCTTACTGCGACGTCTCTTCAAGGCCAGCGGGCATTGCAAGGATTCCAGTATGGCAAGTCGCCTGCAAGCCAGTTATTTAGCCTCCATCACAAATCCCGTAAAACTAAGATCACAGATTGGTTTGCATTACCACAATCAGGGAAAAACGGAGAAGGAGATCAGCAAGTGCGTCTTCGAGTGGCACGAGTCCTGTCCACTGCCCTATCCTCTTTCGGCTGCTCAAAAGAAACAGCTCTATGATGCCGATTTCTTAGCTGTGCTGTACTATTTGAGAAGTCCTCCTCCCGCACTTATGCAATCGCTGATCCGCTGCCGAATGAGTGATTACCCTCTGGTACTCATGGCCAGTAAAATGCGAAATGATGCCGCTATTTCAGAGCAATGCAAGGCGGTTCGATCGAAGCTAAGGCATCAGAAATCCCTCAGCCGAATGGAGCACTTGTGCCTGGGCCACATAAATGTTGGTTTACTTCTGAGCGCACTGGAGGATCAGAAGACCAAGGTTTCCCCCAAAGAGGTGGCTGAGAATCTGTTCGAAGAGCTGCTACTCAGGCCGATTTTATCGCAGATTAACATACAGCGAGAGCAGCGCTTGGTTCAGTTTGCCAGCGAAGCTATCTCGTCTTTTAGCTACTTCTTTAACAAAGCGGATGAGGAGCCCTTGGACATGGAGGAAACTTCCATCGACTGGGAGGCTTTGATTGACGATGCTGTGGCTGCCGCCATGGCTCTTTCGAATATGGGCTATCGATCGCAGGAGGACGATGCTTGGCTTCTGCTTCTGAGAATATCCCGCTGTTTGGAGGATCGATTTACTTTTCTGCGAGCGCTGAATCATTTTCTGTCCCAGAATGAAGTTAGCACCAGGCTGAAACTTGAACTACACGAGGAAGTTGAGTGGGCGGAGGATTTGCTGGATGATTTGTGGCCTCAACTGCAAAGTGGTTCGTTCTTCAATCGACAGCATACCACCGTATTGCTCTGCTTCTGCCACATGGCCAGTTATTATGCCCGAATGGGTTGCATGACCACTGCCCAGTTTCTACTGCTTCAAGCGGAACAGCTTCGCGCAGAGTTTCCCGAAAGACTGGGAAAGAGTGACATTGTATTGATCACCCTGCAAACAGTGCGTTTTCGACTTGGCTATCAGCACAGAAAGCCAAAGACTCTGGCTGTTCTAACGCCCCTGCGACAATTGGACACTCTGCTGGACAATGTGCGGAATTTCGCCAATCTCTCCAGCTTGGATGGTGGCTCCTTGCAGTTGCTCCTATCGACGCTTGTTAGAGAAAGCACTGAATGCTCTGCCAACAGATTAAGCGAACGATTGTCCTTCTCCAACATTGCACTCCATTTGGCCCTGCAGGCCGGTTTGGCCCTAAGAACCATCGAGGTATTCCTCGCCTGGTTGTGGACCAATCTACAAATGGAACACTTTGAAAAGGCGCAGTCAAAGTTGCGACTCATCGAGCACTGCTTGGATATCAGACGCCTGACTCCCAAGGAAGCTCCTCCAGAAATAAAAGCCATCAAAGAGCCAGCAATTGTTGACCTGACCAGCAACATGCATCTCCTCCAGTTGGTGGAGCCCATCAGGAAGCAGAATATGAGTGTGCCCTCGCCTAAGCTGCTCAACAGGCGGCTGAATAGTCCCAATCACCAACAACACTTGGATCGCTACCTCACCCTAGATGATGCTCCTTCTACCATTCGGGAGAACTCGCAGCTTCAGTGCCTGTTCTTCATAATGGGCTGTCTGCATGCACGTCTTTGTTTTCTTCAGCGGAATACCGAGCAGTTGGATGAGTTTTACGAAAGAACGGATAATAGGCTGCGGGAAAAACCTGAGATAAGTGCTTCTCTCGGTTCCATGTTGCAAGTGCAGCAGCTCTATCATCTTAACCATCTGCGCTTTAGGCAAAAGCATGTGGCGGCCATATCAACGGCTCAATTGGGCCTGAAAACGCGACTGCAAGCGGTCGATATTAACTTTACGTACAACTTTATGGCTCAGCTGAAGACGGCTGAAATAGAGCTCAAGCCAAGGGGTCAGGAGAAACCCAGGCCCAAAACACTACGACGAGCACTGATTTTCCATCTCTCACCTGAGGATAAAAGCCGAAGTGCAGCATCTTCAGCTTCCAAGGTTAAACAGTCAGCGAAGAAAGCACCAAGATTCCGAATTTATGAGGAACTTAAACTAAGACCACCAAGTTCAGCTAGCATGAGTAGCGGAGGCAGCGGAACGGAGAGCACTCCACCCTCGGATCACGTGGATCTCAATGCCTGTCAGGCGATCGAGATTAGCGACGATGATGAGTTGCTTTCCCTGCCCCTGAAGAAGCCCCCTTCAAAAACTAAGGGAAAACCAAAGTCCAAAGCCACGGAAAAAGCATGTGAGGTTATTAATCTGGATAACAGTTTGGAAATACCATCCACTCCATCGGTAACCTCGAGTGCAAGGAGCCTCAGAGCGAGGATACGCCAACCTGTGGAAGCGCCAAAGACGGCTACCCTTTCATCCAGGCGACCCAGGCGACAGGTGTCGGAGCAGCAGGCTCCTGAAACGGAGTCCCTTAGCACACGCACACGTCACCGGCACTGA
- the LOC108066261 gene encoding MORN repeat-containing protein 3: MAPPHVTDLLLVSVIEDMSFPPRGYSSGVRCQRYTGGRYQGKWLGMQPHGYGVKQTSSGLCYEGHWQLGQRHGYGTLRRKEPDGSIQRIYVGQWQQDKRSGEGKQFYADGSVYFGQWLKGQRSGQGILWQPDGGVYVGEWLLDKMHGKGVLFTAKGNRYVGQFEGGCKSGLGVFYHGNDGQRIQRGFWSEDICRTSLMPLLPGFNSKGLF; this comes from the exons ATGGCACCGCCGCATGTGACGGACCTTCTCCTGGTTTCAGTCATCGAAGACATGTCGTTCCCTCCGCGTGGTTATAGTTCCGGAGTTCGCTGCCAAAGGTATACAGGTGGCAGATACCAGGGTAAATGGCTGGGTATGCAGCCTCATGGATACGGGGTGAAGCAAACTAGCAGCGGTTTGTGCTACGAGGGTCACTGGCAGTTGGGTCAGAGGCATGGCTACGGCACTCTGCGACGCAAGGAGCCCGATGGCAGCATTCAACGCATCTACGTGGGTCAGTGGCAGCAGGATAAACGAAGTGGCGAAGGCAAGCAGTTCTATGCCGATGGATCCGTGTACTTTGGTCAGTGGCTAAAGGGTCAAAGGAGTGGACAAGGAATCCTGTGGCAGCCGGATGGAGGCGTCTACGTCGGGGAGTGGCTCCTAGACAAAATGCACGGAAAGGGAGTGCTTTTTACAG cGAAAGGAAATCGCTATGTGGGCCAATTTGAAGGAGGCTGCAAGTCAGGATTGGGTGTTTTCTACCACGGCAACGATGGCCAGCGGATTCAGCGCGGTTTTTGGAGCGAGGACATCTGTAGAACGTCTCTGATGCCCCTGCTGCCAGGATTTAACTCAAAAGGGTTATTTTAA
- the Orai gene encoding calcium release-activated calcium channel protein 1 isoform X2 produces MSVWTTANTSGLETPSKSSPLASSAIRAARNSAVITTATGNHQQHHFQHVVAAAVAAATSVATGHQFQQQFHSHPHPHHSNSPTGSGSNSNNSNAGFQRSSISNSLLQFPPPPPPPSQNQAKPRGHHRTASSSMSQSGEDLHSPTYLSWRKLQLSRAKLKASSKTSALLSGFAMVAMVEVQLDHDTSVPPGMLIAFAICTTLLVAVHMLALMISTCILPNIETVCNLHSISLVHESPHERLHWYIETAWAFSTLLGLILFLLEIAILCWVKFYDLSPPAAWSACVVLIPVMIIFMAFAIHFYRSLVSHKYEVTVSGIRELEMLKEQMEQDHLEHHNNIRNNGMNYGASGDIV; encoded by the exons ATGTCTGTGTGGACCACGGCCAACACTTCTGGCCTAGAGACGCCGTCCAAGTCGTCGCCGCTCGCCTCGTCGGCCATCCGAGCAGCGAGGAATTCAGCGGTGATCACCACGGCCACTGGAAaccaccagcagcaccacTTCCAGCACGTTGTGGCCGCCGCCGTTGCAGCCGCCACTTCAGTGGCCACCGGCCATCAGTTCCAGCAGCAGTTCCACtcgcatccacatccgcacCACAGCAACAGTCCCACTGGAAGCGgcagcaatagcaacaacagcaacgcaGGCTTCCAGCGCTCCAGCATCAGCAACTCGCTGCTGCAGTTCCCGCCACCACCGCCCCCTCCCTCGCAGAACCAGGCGAAG CCGCGCGGACACCACCGcaccgccagcagcagcatgtCGCAGTCCGGCGAGGATCTCCACTCGCCCACGTACTTGTCCTGGCGAAAGCTCCAGCTGAGTCGCGCCAAGCTCAAGGCCTCCAGCAAGACCTCCGCCCTGCTCTCCGGATTCGCCATG GTGGCGATGGTGGAGGTGCAACTGGATCACGACACAAGTGTGCCGCCGGGCATGCTGATAGCCTTTGCCATCTGCACCACCCTCCTGGTGGCCGTGCACATGCTGGCCCTGATGATCAGCACCTGCATCCTGCCCAACATCGAGACGGTGTGTAATCTGCACAGTATTTCCCTGGTCCACGAATCTCCGCACGAGCGCCTGCACTGGTATATTGAAACGGCGTGGGCCTTCTCCACGCTGCTGGGTCTAATACTCTTCCTGCTGGAGATAGCCATCCTGTGCTGGGTGAAGTTCTACGACCTCAGTCCGCCGGCTGCCTGGTCGGCCTGTGTGGTTCTCATCCCGGTGATGATCATCTTCATGGCCTTCGCCATTCACTTCTACCGCTCGCTGGTCTCCCACAAGTACGAGGTCACCGTTTCGGGCATTCGGGAGCTGGAGATGCTCAAGGAGCAGATGGAGCAGGATCATTTGGAGCATCACAACAACATACGAAATAATGGCATGAACTACGGCGCCTCCGGGGACATTGTCTAG
- the Orai gene encoding calcium release-activated calcium channel protein 1 isoform X1: MPPFEEGEVQPEEQIPLKPPRRQRKMKSADQETAKPSAEDHEEEQLLPPATATSNLRYARANLSQSSLMLSHQQGSFESSTERTASSETLDVLPYSRRYQVQHPQPNRLGIRQQPSALASALHATARLAASVDAYTAAATAATAATGDNPNLSHMHINQQPQSQAPPLHHYPNQLPSHQLGNLRASNFVGSSRYLYHSQFNSNSPQTRRFTAQRDGSPAFAASAAAAASLAAASAVAPLAPLAPLASIASPSFASQAPPPPFQLRTYQQNQSYRFQPRGHHRTASSSMSQSGEDLHSPTYLSWRKLQLSRAKLKASSKTSALLSGFAMVAMVEVQLDHDTSVPPGMLIAFAICTTLLVAVHMLALMISTCILPNIETVCNLHSISLVHESPHERLHWYIETAWAFSTLLGLILFLLEIAILCWVKFYDLSPPAAWSACVVLIPVMIIFMAFAIHFYRSLVSHKYEVTVSGIRELEMLKEQMEQDHLEHHNNIRNNGMNYGASGDIV, from the exons ATGCCACCTTTTGAAGAGGGTGAAGTCCAGCCAGAGGAGCAGATACCTCTAAAGCCGCCGCGTCGACAGAGAAAAATGAAGTCTGCGGACCAAGAAACCGCCAAGCCGTCGGCAGAGGATCACGAGGAGGAGCAATTACTGCCACCGGCCACGGCGACTAGCAATCTGCGATATGCCCGGGCCAATTTGAGCCAAAGCAGCCTGATGCTGAGCCACCAGCAGGGCTCCTTCGAGTCATCCACCGAGCGAACGGCGAGCAGTGAGACCCTGGATGTGCTACCCTACTCGAGGCGCTACCAGGTGCAGCATCCCCAGCCGAACCGCTTGGGGATTCGGCAGCAACCTTCGGCCTTGGCGAGCGCTCTGCATGCCACTGCCAGATTGGCGGCCAGTGTGGATGCCTATACGGCGGCGGCTACAGCGGCCACAGCGGCAACCGGCGACAATCCGAACCTCAGTCACATGCACATCAACCAACAGCCGCAGTCCCAGGCGCCGCCCCTCCACCACTACCCCAACCAACTGCCCTCGCACCAGCTGGGAAATCTCAGAGCGAGCAATTTCGTGGGGTCGTCGCGGTATCTCTATCACAGCCAGTTCAATTCGAATTCGCCGCAAACGAGACGCTTCACTGCGCAGCGAGACGGCTCGCCAGCATTCGCGGCttcagcagcggcagcagcttcACTGGCGGCAGCTTCGGCAGTAGCACCACTAGCGCCACTAGCACCACTAGCCTCCATAGCATCGCCCTCATTCGCGTCGCAGGCGCCGCCGCCTCCCTTTCAATTGCGCACCTATCAACAGAATCAATCCTACCGCTTTCAGCCGCGCGGACACCACCGcaccgccagcagcagcatgtCGCAGTCCGGCGAGGATCTCCACTCGCCCACGTACTTGTCCTGGCGAAAGCTCCAGCTGAGTCGCGCCAAGCTCAAGGCCTCCAGCAAGACCTCCGCCCTGCTCTCCGGATTCGCCATG GTGGCGATGGTGGAGGTGCAACTGGATCACGACACAAGTGTGCCGCCGGGCATGCTGATAGCCTTTGCCATCTGCACCACCCTCCTGGTGGCCGTGCACATGCTGGCCCTGATGATCAGCACCTGCATCCTGCCCAACATCGAGACGGTGTGTAATCTGCACAGTATTTCCCTGGTCCACGAATCTCCGCACGAGCGCCTGCACTGGTATATTGAAACGGCGTGGGCCTTCTCCACGCTGCTGGGTCTAATACTCTTCCTGCTGGAGATAGCCATCCTGTGCTGGGTGAAGTTCTACGACCTCAGTCCGCCGGCTGCCTGGTCGGCCTGTGTGGTTCTCATCCCGGTGATGATCATCTTCATGGCCTTCGCCATTCACTTCTACCGCTCGCTGGTCTCCCACAAGTACGAGGTCACCGTTTCGGGCATTCGGGAGCTGGAGATGCTCAAGGAGCAGATGGAGCAGGATCATTTGGAGCATCACAACAACATACGAAATAATGGCATGAACTACGGCGCCTCCGGGGACATTGTCTAG
- the LOC108066262 gene encoding chymotrypsin-2: MKIVLPALLPLKTLFLLLIPMSTAHWEEQGQGLRRNLYITGDYHQNVVSIRTRKHIRNWGDNHFCAGSILSARWVVTSGCCVSTLPASTPNKSSTRKNIKVVVFTRKRLKKPLRENVFKVEKVVLGKASDGECSKLALLKLEKAITGQRFAIKLPKEEMNSTWLCRTLGWGRMYYNGPYSNELLQLRTQKSSAFNCKKDCNSCLCMGSFTGKGNMCQLDRGSPLFCGHIIYGVARQSHTCQDESFMVYTSIFHQRKFIEDTLSRAPSPEESRQILILIVTLMLPWSLFNSFINN; the protein is encoded by the exons ATGAAAATTGTTCTTCCCGCTTTACTGCCGTTGAAGACCCTATTCCTGTTGCTAATCCCGATGTCCACTGCCCATTGGGAAGAACAGGGGCAGGGTCTTCGACGGAACCTTTATATAACCGGTGATTACCACCAGAATGTGGTGTCCATACGGACCCGCAAACATATTCGCAATTGGGGTGACAATCATTTCTGCGCCGGTTCCATTCTGTCCGCCCGTTGGGTGGTGACCTCCGGTTGTTGTGTGAGCACCCTGCCGGCAAGCACACCAAATAAGTCCAGTACCCGCAAAAATATTAAGGTGGTTGTCTTCACCCGCAAGCGATTGAAAAAGCCACTGCGTGAAAATGTCTTTAAAGTAGAGAAGGTGGTATTGGGCAAGGCATCTGATGGCGAGTGCTCCAAATTAGCTCTGCTTAAGCTGGAAAAGGCCATTACGGGTCAAAGGTTCGCCATAAAGCTACCGAAAGAGGAGATGAACAGCACTTGGCTCTGCAGAACACTCGGTTGGGGCAGGATGTACTAC AACGGACCCTACTCCAACGAGCTTCTCCAGCTGAGGACGCAGAAGAGTTCAGCGTTCAATTGCAAGAAGGACTGCAATAGCTGCCTTTGCATGGGCAGTTTTACGGGCAAGGGCAATATGTGCCAACTGGACAGGGGAAGTCCACTCTTTTGCGGTCACATTATATACGGCGTGGCGCGACAATCACACACTTGCCAGGATGAATCCTTTATGGTGTACACCAGTATCTTTCATCAACGCAAGTTCATCGAGGACACGTTAAGTAGGGCACCTTCGCCTGAAGAGTCCCGACAAATTTTGATCCTCATTGTAACCCTGATGTTACCCTGGTCTTTATTCAATTCGTTCATCAACAATTAG
- the olf186-M gene encoding uncharacterized protein olf186-M — MERSHSCSNFEGRTGGGGVKVIDGCAEQLTRGSSDHLPSAHFPPNKPLRRRRKLQRQQSAVDVDDMEYAADLEENADPDVENIRPAVALPLRHIISSSSSSSRCLRHEESFESSSTAPELSPQAQRQQRFSSLLLRDSSVSVQSDSSRYSSVDSLLEARKPDPEAILINLGFGPLSSEDMLSRIPRRFLKPSQVPGIDTDAFVQRLTLARSLADSSVLGYRGLTGNPDMPPSSIVASIMKRFEVNHHRKNSMGSIKPTIQ; from the coding sequence ATGGAGCGTTCGCACAGCTGTAGCAATTTCGAGGGCCGAACGGGGGGAGGGGGAGTCAAGGTCATCGATGGCTGCGCCGAGCAGTTGACGCGCGGCAGCAGCGATCACCTGCCCAGCGCCCACTTTCCGCCCAACAAGCCGCTGCGCAGGCGCAGAAAACTCCAGCGACAGCAGTCGGCGGTGGATGTGGATGACATGGAATATGCCGCCGATCTGGAGGAGAATGCCGATCCGGATGTGGAGAATATAAGGCCAGCGGTGGCCCTGCCCTTGCGACACATTATATCATCATCTTCCTCCAGTTCCCGCTGCCTGCGCCACGAAGAATCCTTCGAGTCCTCGAGCACAGCTCCCGAATTGAGTCCCCAGGCTCAGAGGCAGCAGCGATTTAGTAGTTTACTCCTGCGAGACAGCTCTGTATCCGTACAATCCGATTCGAGTCGGTACTCCAGTGTGGACAGCTTGCTGGAGGCCCGCAAACCCGATCCCGAGGCCATACTCATCAACCTGGGCTTCGGACCCCTCAGCTCCGAGGATATGCTGTCCCGGATACCGCGCAGATTCCTGAAGCCATCCCAAGTTCCCGGCATCGATACCGATGCCTTTGTGCAAAGACTGACTTTGGCCCGATCGCTGGCCGACTCGAGTGTCCTCGGATATAGGGGTCTTACGGGGAATCCCGACATGCCGCCCTCGTCCATTGTGGCCAGCATTATGAAGCGCTTCGAGGTCAACCATCATCGCAAGAACTCCATGGGCTCCATCAAGCCCACCATACAATAA